Proteins from one Gasterosteus aculeatus chromosome 11, fGasAcu3.hap1.1, whole genome shotgun sequence genomic window:
- the arhgap23a gene encoding rho GTPase-activating protein 23 isoform X6 has product MVTCLPISLSHGFWTPDCLGKGRRDGLSSAGDNPRPPMATRPGREGVGVGWKGPRTLVLHKNSLGFGFTLRHFIVYPPESALHTNLKDEENGNAKGYQKGRLEPMDTIFVKSVREKGPAHQAGLCTGDRLVKVNGESVLGKTYSQVIALIQNSESVLELSIMPKDEDVLQLVSAYSQDAYLTGNEPYAGGAEYLPPPPPLCYPPTKATTPAGAPSPGSMCQNQLDNWGRWPSSSSPSSPLDNRSAVGSPASWQEGRAGEPGGVGHSSPAHRTEEIQYGMTSQQPQGQTRGRSYSSSSSSGGPLPSPLQVHYSNHHAASSSHAQPRKSGSARTGPPQPQVSHGHTERRQQALSEWYHNQAPERSGRNMQSRHRSFSQDRLSDSRRQQQQRSGGWPHSASQDTLLLLQQSGPGPQGEPYWSYGDWEGAPGRATNYTRTRSENLLAQYGGHGRSLETLDRAAAGLVSPHFERPSWPQQAPQPPPRTDAHPRQGNHYGAAQAPPMPRHTPSHSKHHPQTQTQAHHQAQSQQVAPQSRRLPTGQSMDDQPVGYRSYSPSFYRKTGRIMQQAHSFRDPSYSGPHMNWNPTPKTSPPEGTASPLAASAASHLASSTPESQDKAYRPTNHERERGPVEGQAEAAAAAQTQEVVLRQKPPTGRRNAHGMRHPHYALPMDGLEPSLFSPDPQDAATAPGAPRKPNGNLAPLPIEDDSLASIPFIDEPTSPGADLRARHVPASSVVSSGMNSAPAVVTGPASPTFTFPLTRLFSQDCSSIKPGRRSSYLLAIPTERSKSCDEGLNTFREEGRVFTRLPKRVKSFFTDGSLDNLGTAEEVRSKRHSTSELGNITYSDVLREGWLHFKQILTEKGKKVGSGMRPWKRVFSVLRSNSLFLYKDKREAVLRGAAVGGAAEDEQPISIRGCLVDIAYSETKRKHALRLTTQDFCEYLLQAEDREDMLDWIKVIRENSKTDSEELGLSRQALINKRLNDYRKQSPTGSKPDSSPRMSRMKPPFLQAKMENATGAPRSPKQEGKDESAPPKSPWGINIMKKTKKAGPKAFGVRLEDCQPGVINKFIPLIVEICCGLVEDMGLEYTGIYRVPGNNAMVSALQDQLNKGCDINPAEEKWQDLNVVSSLLKSFFRKLPEPLFTNDKYNDFIDANRMDSTSDRLKTMKKLIRDLPDYYYHTLKFLVVHLKTVADSSDKNKMEPRNLALVFGPTLVRTSEDNMKDMVTHMPDRYKIVETLIQHCNWFFTEEQDKDEKTPVDTQDVQPAPNIDHLLPNIGRTGEASDSTNSDSAKSKGSWGSKKDLSPKDFLTLSIMSAVTGRKRRKHARRFGSSTDDDSEHEPIKAGHVGAEEEEEEEAGSPLGDTAPRAEGEEDEDEEEEEDEEVVDSGAKEEMQADIPGRPRREDEEEGGEEEAGGRPPAALLREEEARVEVKAPAWKAPEDARSIVSGYSTLSTLGRSLGSEGRGGDADDEHSELVSETDNESGFASRSLTQERPDKHPAASDKHPAAPANAQAAPRSFLYTRYKSPVPSPGNLLATPAAPTPEAADRGEGGARSVTPTSSSSSATTHRLHSRPSFNSHKLIQCDTLARKKLKSEKGKARSPDLPELSGADGAVPGARGAPKGRRESSRTNPSSGSSQESLARPKPSLPPSEAASFAPSGPGGRSLAEHVRARLMGSADDLRIVGLRKPLSPETRRKRRAWRRHTVVASPTEVSDKRPQLTVSDFPLSPITQSQVKTAGPPRESDGLDQGPAARHSSTSRFHQYL; this is encoded by the exons GATGAGGAGAACGGTAACGCTAAGG GGTACCAGAAAGGTCGACTGGAGCCGATGGACACCATATTTGTGAAGAGTGTGAGGGAAAAAGGGCCGGCCCATCAGGCGGGCTTGTGCACAG GGGATCGGCTGGTGAAAGTGAACGGAGAGAGTGTTCTGGGAAAGACGTACTCGCAGGTGATAGCCCTCATTCAGAACAG TGAAAGTGTGTTGGAACTCTCCATTATGCCAAAGGATGAAGACGTGCTTCAGTTGGTAAGT gCGTACTCCCAGGATGCCTACCTGACGGGCAACGAGCCCTACGCAGGGGGAGCCGAGTACCTCCCACCACCGCCTCCCCTCTGTTACCCGCCCACCAAGGCCACGACCCCGGCTGGAGCCCCCTCGCCTGGCTCCATGTGCCAGAACCAGCTGGATAATTGGGGTCGCTGGCCAAGCTCTTCCAGCCCCTCTTCGCCCCTGGACAACCGCTCCGCCGTGGGCAGCCCCGCCAGCTGGCAGGAAGGACGGGCAGGAGAGCCGGGCGGCGTGGGTCACAGCAGCCCGGCCCACCGCACGGAGGAGATCCAGTACGGCATGACCAGCCAGCAGCCTCAGGGGCAGACCAGGGGCCGCTCCTACTCTTCGTCGTCCTCGTCAGGAGGCCCTTTGCCCAGCCCGCTGCAAGTCCACTACTCAAACCACCACGCCGCCAGCTCCTCCCACGCTCAGCCGCGCAAGTCCGGCTCGGCCCGGACCGGTCCCCCCCAGCCCCAGGTCAGCCATGGCCACACCGAGCGCCGCCAGCAGGCCCTCTCCGAGTGGTACCACAACCAGGCCCCCGAGCGCTCAGGCCGCAACATGCAGAGCCGCCACCGCAGCTTCTCTCAGGACCGGCTCAGTGATtcgaggaggcagcagcagcagcggtcgGGCGGGTGGCCGCACAGCGCCTCCCAGGACACGCTGCTGTTACTGCAGCAGTCGGGACCGGGGCCGCAGGGAGAGCCCTACTGGTCGTACGGAGATTGGGAGGGGGCCCCGGGCAGGGCCACTAACTACACCCGAACGCGCTCCGAAAACCTGCTGGCGCAGTACGGTGGCCACGGCCGCTCGTTGGAGACGCTGGACCGAGCGGCAGCCGGACTGGTCTCGCCTCATTTCGAGAGGCCCTCGTGGCCCCAGCAGGCTCCGCAGCCGCCCCCCAGGACTGACGCCCACCCGAGGCAGGGGAACCATTACGGTGCGGCGCAAGCTCCCCCGATGCCCCGACACACACCGTCGCATTCTAAACACCACCCCCAGACTCAAACCCAGGCCCACCACCAGGCTCAGTCCCAGCAGGTGGCCCCGCAGAGCAGGCGGCTCCCGACTGGGCAGAGCATGGACGACCAGCCGGTGGGCTACCGCAGCTACAGCCCCTCTTTTTACCGCAAGACGGGTCGCATCATGCAGCAAGCGCACTCTTTCAGGGACCCTTCGTACTCCGGCCCTCACATGAACTGGAACCCAACGCCTAAGACGAGCCCACCAGAAGGCACCGCGTCCCCCCTCGCCGCCTCTGCCGCGTCCCACCTCGCCTCTTCCACCCCCGAATCCCAGGACAAAGCGTACCGGCCGACGAACCACGAGAGGGAACGAGGGCCGGTGGAGGGGCaagcggaggcggcggcggcggcacaaACCCAGGAAGTGGTGCTGAGGCAGAAACCCCCCACCGGGCGAAGGAACGCCCACGGCATGCGTCACCCCCACTACGCGCTGCCCATGGACGGGCTAGAACCCTCTTTGTTTTCGCCTGACCCCCAGGACGCGGCTACGGCCCCGGGAGCCCCACGGAAACCCAATGGCaacctcgcccccctccccatagAGGACGACTCCCTGGCCTCGATCCCCTTCATAG ATGAGCCGACCAGCCCAGGTGCTGATTTGCGCGCCCGCCACGTGCCGGCGTCCTCCGTGGTGTCCAGCGGCATGAACTCGGCGCCCGCCGTGGTCACCGGCCCCGCCTCCCCCACATTCACCTTCCCCCTTACTAGACTCTTCTCGCAGGACTGca GCAGTATTAAACCCGGTCGCCGTTCCTCCTATCTTCTAGCCATCCCCACCGAGCGCTCCAAGTCGTGTGACGAAGGACTCAACACGTTCAGAGAGGAAGGACGAGTCTTCAC GAGGCTACCAAAGAGAGTGAAGAGTTTCTTCACAGATGGG TCTCTGGACAACCTCGGTACAGCGGAGGAGGTTAGATCCAAACGCCACTCCACCTCAGAGCTGGGAAACATAACGTACAGCGATGTGCTGCGGGAAGGATGGCTGCACTTCAAACAAATCCTCACGGAGAAGGGCAAG AAGGTGGGCAGCGGAATGCGTCCGTGGAAGCGAGTCTTTTCCGTGCTGCGCTCCAATTCGCTGTTCCTCTACAAGGACAAGAGGGAGGCGGTGCTCCGCGGGGCCGCGGTCGGGGGCGCGGCCGAGGACGAGCAGCCCATCAGCATCCGGGGCTGCCTGGTGGACATCGCGTACAGCGAGACCAAGCGAAAGCACGCCCTGCGCCTCACCACCCAGGACTTCTGTGAGTACCTGCTTCAGGCCGAGGACCGGGAGGACATGCTGGACTGGATAAAGGTCATAAGGGAGAACAGCAAGACTGACAGCGAG GAGCTCGGTTTATCCAGACAGGCCCTGATCAATAAGAGGCTGAATGATTACAGGAAGCAGAG TCCGACGGGCAGCAAGCCCGACTCCTCTCCCAGGATGTCCCGCATGAAGCCGCCCTTCCTGCAGGCCAAGATGGAAAACGCCACGGGGGCACCACGTTCCCCCAAACAGGAGGGCAAAG ATGAGAGCGCCCCCCCGAAGTCCCCGTGGGGAATCAACATCatgaagaagacaaagaaggCCGGGCCCAAAGCTTTCGGCGTGCGGCTGGAGGATTGCCAGCCGGGCGTGATAAACAAG TTCATCCCGTTGATCGTGGAGATCTGCTGCGGCCTGGTGGAGGACATGGGTCTGGAGTACACAGGAATATACCGGGTCCCGGGGAACAACGCCATGGTGTCGGCGCTCCAGGATCAGCTCAACAAGGGATGCGACATCAACCCCGCAGAGGAA AAGTGGCAAGACCTCAACGTCGTCAGCAGTCTACTCAAATCCTTCTTCAGGAAACTTCCAGAGCCGCTCTTCACTAACG ACAAGTACAACGACTTCATCGACGCCAACCGGATGGACAGCACATCAGACAGACTGAAGACCATGAAGAAACTG ATCCGAGACCTCCCAGATTATTATTACCACACTCTGAAGTTCCTGGTTGTTCACCTGAAGACCGTAGCCGACAGCTCGGATAAAAACAAG aTGGAGCCCCGTAACCTGGCTCTGGTGTTCGGGCCGACTCTGGTTCGGACGTCTGAAGACAACATGAAAGATATGGTCACGCACATGCCCGACCGCTACAAGATAGTTGAGACGCTCATCCAACAT TGCAACTGGTTTTTCACTGAAGAGCAAGACAAGGACGAAAAG ACGCCGGTGGACACGCAGGACGTGCAGCCCGCCCCCAACATCGACCACCTGCTGCCCAACATCGGCAGGACCGGGGAGGCCTCAG ACTCAACCAACAGTGACTCGGCTAAATCAAAG GGCTCTTGGGGGTCAAAGAAGGACCTTTCACCCAAAGACTTCTTGACTCTGTCCATCATGTCGGCCGTTACGGGCCGCAAACGCAGGAAGCACGCCCGCCGCTTTGGTAGCAGCACCGATGACGACTCCGAGCACGAGCCAATCAAAGCCGGACATGtaggggcggaggaggaggaggaggaggaggcgggctcCCCTTTGGGAGACACTGCCCCCCGagcggagggagaggaggacgaggatgaagaagaagaggaagacgaggaagtTGTTGACAGCGGAGCGAAAGAGGAGATGCAGGCGGATATTCCCGGCCGGCCGCGCcgtgaagacgaggaggagggaggcgaggaggaggcaggaggaagaCCACCAGCCGCGTTGTTGCGCGAGGAGGAGGCgcgggtggaggtgaaggcTCCGGCGTGGAAAGCCCCGGAGGACGCTCGCTCCATCGTCTCCGGTTACTCCACGCTCTCCACGTTGGGCCGCAGCCTGGGGTCGGAGGGCAGGGGGGGCGACGCCGACGACGAGCACAGCGAGCTGGTGAGCGAGACGGACAACGAGAGCGGCTTCGCCTCGCGCTCCCTCACCCAGGAGAGGCCCGACAAGCACCCGGCGGCGTCCGACAAGCACCCGGCGGCGCCCGCCAACGCCCAGGCGGCCCCGCGCAGCTTCCTCTACACGCGCTACAaatcccccgtcccctcccccgGCAACCTGCTCGCCACGCCGGCCGCGCCCACGCCGGAGGCGGCGGATCGGGGCGAGGGAGGGGCGCGGTCGGTCACTCCcacgtcgtcgtcctcctccgccaCAACTCACAGGCTGCACTCCAGGCCGTCCTTCAACTCCCACAAGCTGATCCAGTGCGACACTCTGGCCCGGAAGAAGCTGAAGTCGGAGAAGGGCAAGGCGCGCTCCCCGGACCTGCCGGAGCTGTCCGGCGCCGACGGGGCCGTCCCCGGGGCCCGCGGCGCCCccaaagggaggagggagagctcTAGGACCAACCCCTCCTCGGGCAGCAGCCAGGAGAGCCTGGCCCGGCCCAAGCCCTCGCTGCCGCCCAGCGAGGCCGCCTCCTTCGCCCCGAGCGGCCCCGGCGGCCGGTCCCTGGCGGAGCACGTCCGGGCCCGCCTGATGGGCTCGGCCGACGACCTGCGCATCGTGGGACTGCGGAAGCCTCTGTCCCCGGAGACGCGCAGGAAGAGACGGGCCTGGCGCAGACACACCGTGGTGGCCTCGCCGACGGAGGTCTCTGACAAGAGACCCCAGCTGACTGTCAGCGacttccccctctcccccatcaCTCAGAGCCAGGTGAAAACTGCGGGGCCGCCGCGGGAGTCCGACGGGCTCGACCAAGGACCGGCGGCACGCCACTCGTCCACCTCGAGATTCCACCAGTATCTGTGA
- the arhgap23a gene encoding rho GTPase-activating protein 23 isoform X12 — protein sequence MWALRDADLKKPRAAMPAAMLPCPSPAGPDWSFQNPVGVDCSSPEPRCIWLAVLRGATSSVQRATPPAMPAEHGQKRLHPGGKGRRDGLSSAGDNPRPPMATRPGREGVGVGWKGPRTLVLHKNSLGFGFTLRHFIVYPPESALHTNLKDEENGNAKGYQKGRLEPMDTIFVKSVREKGPAHQAGLCTGDRLVKVNGESVLGKTYSQVIALIQNSESVLELSIMPKDEDVLQLAYSQDAYLTGNEPYAGGAEYLPPPPPLCYPPTKATTPAGAPSPGSMCQNQLDNWGRWPSSSSPSSPLDNRSAVGSPASWQEGRAGEPGGVGHSSPAHRTEEIQYGMTSQQPQGQTRGRSYSSSSSSGGPLPSPLQVHYSNHHAASSSHAQPRKSGSARTGPPQPQVSHGHTERRQQALSEWYHNQAPERSGRNMQSRHRSFSQDRLSDSRRQQQQRSGGWPHSASQDTLLLLQQSGPGPQGEPYWSYGDWEGAPGRATNYTRTRSENLLAQYGGHGRSLETLDRAAAGLVSPHFERPSWPQQAPQPPPRTDAHPRQGNHYGAAQAPPMPRHTPSHSKHHPQTQTQAHHQAQSQQVAPQSRRLPTGQSMDDQPVGYRSYSPSFYRKTGRIMQQAHSFRDPSYSGPHMNWNPTPKTSPPEGTASPLAASAASHLASSTPESQDKAYRPTNHERERGPVEGQAEAAAAAQTQEVVLRQKPPTGRRNAHGMRHPHYALPMDGLEPSLFSPDPQDAATAPGAPRKPNGNLAPLPIEDDSLASIPFIAIPTERSKSCDEGLNTFREEGRVFTRLPKRVKSFFTDGSLDNLGTAEEVRSKRHSTSELGNITYSDVLREGWLHFKQILTEKGKKVGSGMRPWKRVFSVLRSNSLFLYKDKREAVLRGAAVGGAAEDEQPISIRGCLVDIAYSETKRKHALRLTTQDFCEYLLQAEDREDMLDWIKVIRENSKTDSEELGLSRQALINKRLNDYRKQSPTGSKPDSSPRMSRMKPPFLQAKMENATGAPRSPKQEGKDESAPPKSPWGINIMKKTKKAGPKAFGVRLEDCQPGVINKFIPLIVEICCGLVEDMGLEYTGIYRVPGNNAMVSALQDQLNKGCDINPAEEKWQDLNVVSSLLKSFFRKLPEPLFTNDKYNDFIDANRMDSTSDRLKTMKKLIRDLPDYYYHTLKFLVVHLKTVADSSDKNKMEPRNLALVFGPTLVRTSEDNMKDMVTHMPDRYKIVETLIQHCNWFFTEEQDKDEKTPVDTQDVQPAPNIDHLLPNIGRTGEASDSTNSDSAKSKGSWGSKKDLSPKDFLTLSIMSAVTGRKRRKHARRFGSSTDDDSEHEPIKAGHVGAEEEEEEEAGSPLGDTAPRAEGEEDEDEEEEEDEEVVDSGAKEEMQADIPGRPRREDEEEGGEEEAGGRPPAALLREEEARVEVKAPAWKAPEDARSIVSGYSTLSTLGRSLGSEGRGGDADDEHSELVSETDNESGFASRSLTQERPDKHPAASDKHPAAPANAQAAPRSFLYTRYKSPVPSPGNLLATPAAPTPEAADRGEGGARSVTPTSSSSSATTHRLHSRPSFNSHKLIQCDTLARKKLKSEKGKARSPDLPELSGADGAVPGARGAPKGRRESSRTNPSSGSSQESLARPKPSLPPSEAASFAPSGPGGRSLAEHVRARLMGSADDLRIVGLRKPLSPETRRKRRAWRRHTVVASPTEVSDKRPQLTVSDFPLSPITQSQVKTAGPPRESDGLDQGPAARHSSTSRFHQYL from the exons GATGAGGAGAACGGTAACGCTAAGG GGTACCAGAAAGGTCGACTGGAGCCGATGGACACCATATTTGTGAAGAGTGTGAGGGAAAAAGGGCCGGCCCATCAGGCGGGCTTGTGCACAG GGGATCGGCTGGTGAAAGTGAACGGAGAGAGTGTTCTGGGAAAGACGTACTCGCAGGTGATAGCCCTCATTCAGAACAG TGAAAGTGTGTTGGAACTCTCCATTATGCCAAAGGATGAAGACGTGCTTCAGTTG gCGTACTCCCAGGATGCCTACCTGACGGGCAACGAGCCCTACGCAGGGGGAGCCGAGTACCTCCCACCACCGCCTCCCCTCTGTTACCCGCCCACCAAGGCCACGACCCCGGCTGGAGCCCCCTCGCCTGGCTCCATGTGCCAGAACCAGCTGGATAATTGGGGTCGCTGGCCAAGCTCTTCCAGCCCCTCTTCGCCCCTGGACAACCGCTCCGCCGTGGGCAGCCCCGCCAGCTGGCAGGAAGGACGGGCAGGAGAGCCGGGCGGCGTGGGTCACAGCAGCCCGGCCCACCGCACGGAGGAGATCCAGTACGGCATGACCAGCCAGCAGCCTCAGGGGCAGACCAGGGGCCGCTCCTACTCTTCGTCGTCCTCGTCAGGAGGCCCTTTGCCCAGCCCGCTGCAAGTCCACTACTCAAACCACCACGCCGCCAGCTCCTCCCACGCTCAGCCGCGCAAGTCCGGCTCGGCCCGGACCGGTCCCCCCCAGCCCCAGGTCAGCCATGGCCACACCGAGCGCCGCCAGCAGGCCCTCTCCGAGTGGTACCACAACCAGGCCCCCGAGCGCTCAGGCCGCAACATGCAGAGCCGCCACCGCAGCTTCTCTCAGGACCGGCTCAGTGATtcgaggaggcagcagcagcagcggtcgGGCGGGTGGCCGCACAGCGCCTCCCAGGACACGCTGCTGTTACTGCAGCAGTCGGGACCGGGGCCGCAGGGAGAGCCCTACTGGTCGTACGGAGATTGGGAGGGGGCCCCGGGCAGGGCCACTAACTACACCCGAACGCGCTCCGAAAACCTGCTGGCGCAGTACGGTGGCCACGGCCGCTCGTTGGAGACGCTGGACCGAGCGGCAGCCGGACTGGTCTCGCCTCATTTCGAGAGGCCCTCGTGGCCCCAGCAGGCTCCGCAGCCGCCCCCCAGGACTGACGCCCACCCGAGGCAGGGGAACCATTACGGTGCGGCGCAAGCTCCCCCGATGCCCCGACACACACCGTCGCATTCTAAACACCACCCCCAGACTCAAACCCAGGCCCACCACCAGGCTCAGTCCCAGCAGGTGGCCCCGCAGAGCAGGCGGCTCCCGACTGGGCAGAGCATGGACGACCAGCCGGTGGGCTACCGCAGCTACAGCCCCTCTTTTTACCGCAAGACGGGTCGCATCATGCAGCAAGCGCACTCTTTCAGGGACCCTTCGTACTCCGGCCCTCACATGAACTGGAACCCAACGCCTAAGACGAGCCCACCAGAAGGCACCGCGTCCCCCCTCGCCGCCTCTGCCGCGTCCCACCTCGCCTCTTCCACCCCCGAATCCCAGGACAAAGCGTACCGGCCGACGAACCACGAGAGGGAACGAGGGCCGGTGGAGGGGCaagcggaggcggcggcggcggcacaaACCCAGGAAGTGGTGCTGAGGCAGAAACCCCCCACCGGGCGAAGGAACGCCCACGGCATGCGTCACCCCCACTACGCGCTGCCCATGGACGGGCTAGAACCCTCTTTGTTTTCGCCTGACCCCCAGGACGCGGCTACGGCCCCGGGAGCCCCACGGAAACCCAATGGCaacctcgcccccctccccatagAGGACGACTCCCTGGCCTCGATCCCCTTCATAG CCATCCCCACCGAGCGCTCCAAGTCGTGTGACGAAGGACTCAACACGTTCAGAGAGGAAGGACGAGTCTTCAC GAGGCTACCAAAGAGAGTGAAGAGTTTCTTCACAGATGGG TCTCTGGACAACCTCGGTACAGCGGAGGAGGTTAGATCCAAACGCCACTCCACCTCAGAGCTGGGAAACATAACGTACAGCGATGTGCTGCGGGAAGGATGGCTGCACTTCAAACAAATCCTCACGGAGAAGGGCAAG AAGGTGGGCAGCGGAATGCGTCCGTGGAAGCGAGTCTTTTCCGTGCTGCGCTCCAATTCGCTGTTCCTCTACAAGGACAAGAGGGAGGCGGTGCTCCGCGGGGCCGCGGTCGGGGGCGCGGCCGAGGACGAGCAGCCCATCAGCATCCGGGGCTGCCTGGTGGACATCGCGTACAGCGAGACCAAGCGAAAGCACGCCCTGCGCCTCACCACCCAGGACTTCTGTGAGTACCTGCTTCAGGCCGAGGACCGGGAGGACATGCTGGACTGGATAAAGGTCATAAGGGAGAACAGCAAGACTGACAGCGAG GAGCTCGGTTTATCCAGACAGGCCCTGATCAATAAGAGGCTGAATGATTACAGGAAGCAGAG TCCGACGGGCAGCAAGCCCGACTCCTCTCCCAGGATGTCCCGCATGAAGCCGCCCTTCCTGCAGGCCAAGATGGAAAACGCCACGGGGGCACCACGTTCCCCCAAACAGGAGGGCAAAG ATGAGAGCGCCCCCCCGAAGTCCCCGTGGGGAATCAACATCatgaagaagacaaagaaggCCGGGCCCAAAGCTTTCGGCGTGCGGCTGGAGGATTGCCAGCCGGGCGTGATAAACAAG TTCATCCCGTTGATCGTGGAGATCTGCTGCGGCCTGGTGGAGGACATGGGTCTGGAGTACACAGGAATATACCGGGTCCCGGGGAACAACGCCATGGTGTCGGCGCTCCAGGATCAGCTCAACAAGGGATGCGACATCAACCCCGCAGAGGAA AAGTGGCAAGACCTCAACGTCGTCAGCAGTCTACTCAAATCCTTCTTCAGGAAACTTCCAGAGCCGCTCTTCACTAACG ACAAGTACAACGACTTCATCGACGCCAACCGGATGGACAGCACATCAGACAGACTGAAGACCATGAAGAAACTG ATCCGAGACCTCCCAGATTATTATTACCACACTCTGAAGTTCCTGGTTGTTCACCTGAAGACCGTAGCCGACAGCTCGGATAAAAACAAG aTGGAGCCCCGTAACCTGGCTCTGGTGTTCGGGCCGACTCTGGTTCGGACGTCTGAAGACAACATGAAAGATATGGTCACGCACATGCCCGACCGCTACAAGATAGTTGAGACGCTCATCCAACAT TGCAACTGGTTTTTCACTGAAGAGCAAGACAAGGACGAAAAG ACGCCGGTGGACACGCAGGACGTGCAGCCCGCCCCCAACATCGACCACCTGCTGCCCAACATCGGCAGGACCGGGGAGGCCTCAG ACTCAACCAACAGTGACTCGGCTAAATCAAAG GGCTCTTGGGGGTCAAAGAAGGACCTTTCACCCAAAGACTTCTTGACTCTGTCCATCATGTCGGCCGTTACGGGCCGCAAACGCAGGAAGCACGCCCGCCGCTTTGGTAGCAGCACCGATGACGACTCCGAGCACGAGCCAATCAAAGCCGGACATGtaggggcggaggaggaggaggaggaggaggcgggctcCCCTTTGGGAGACACTGCCCCCCGagcggagggagaggaggacgaggatgaagaagaagaggaagacgaggaagtTGTTGACAGCGGAGCGAAAGAGGAGATGCAGGCGGATATTCCCGGCCGGCCGCGCcgtgaagacgaggaggagggaggcgaggaggaggcaggaggaagaCCACCAGCCGCGTTGTTGCGCGAGGAGGAGGCgcgggtggaggtgaaggcTCCGGCGTGGAAAGCCCCGGAGGACGCTCGCTCCATCGTCTCCGGTTACTCCACGCTCTCCACGTTGGGCCGCAGCCTGGGGTCGGAGGGCAGGGGGGGCGACGCCGACGACGAGCACAGCGAGCTGGTGAGCGAGACGGACAACGAGAGCGGCTTCGCCTCGCGCTCCCTCACCCAGGAGAGGCCCGACAAGCACCCGGCGGCGTCCGACAAGCACCCGGCGGCGCCCGCCAACGCCCAGGCGGCCCCGCGCAGCTTCCTCTACACGCGCTACAaatcccccgtcccctcccccgGCAACCTGCTCGCCACGCCGGCCGCGCCCACGCCGGAGGCGGCGGATCGGGGCGAGGGAGGGGCGCGGTCGGTCACTCCcacgtcgtcgtcctcctccgccaCAACTCACAGGCTGCACTCCAGGCCGTCCTTCAACTCCCACAAGCTGATCCAGTGCGACACTCTGGCCCGGAAGAAGCTGAAGTCGGAGAAGGGCAAGGCGCGCTCCCCGGACCTGCCGGAGCTGTCCGGCGCCGACGGGGCCGTCCCCGGGGCCCGCGGCGCCCccaaagggaggagggagagctcTAGGACCAACCCCTCCTCGGGCAGCAGCCAGGAGAGCCTGGCCCGGCCCAAGCCCTCGCTGCCGCCCAGCGAGGCCGCCTCCTTCGCCCCGAGCGGCCCCGGCGGCCGGTCCCTGGCGGAGCACGTCCGGGCCCGCCTGATGGGCTCGGCCGACGACCTGCGCATCGTGGGACTGCGGAAGCCTCTGTCCCCGGAGACGCGCAGGAAGAGACGGGCCTGGCGCAGACACACCGTGGTGGCCTCGCCGACGGAGGTCTCTGACAAGAGACCCCAGCTGACTGTCAGCGacttccccctctcccccatcaCTCAGAGCCAGGTGAAAACTGCGGGGCCGCCGCGGGAGTCCGACGGGCTCGACCAAGGACCGGCGGCACGCCACTCGTCCACCTCGAGATTCCACCAGTATCTGTGA